In the uncultured Fretibacterium sp. genome, one interval contains:
- a CDS encoding BMC domain-containing protein yields the protein MSEALGLIETKGLVGAIEAADAMVKAASVTIASYEKIGFGLVTVMVRGDVGAVKAAVDAGAAAAKLVGELHSVHVIPRPHAEVERVILANRQTEN from the coding sequence ATGTCTGAGGCTTTGGGACTGATTGAGACGAAGGGACTTGTGGGCGCTATCGAGGCTGCGGATGCGATGGTGAAGGCGGCGAGCGTGACGATTGCCAGTTACGAGAAGATCGGCTTCGGCCTGGTCACGGTGATGGTTCGCGGCGACGTCGGCGCGGTCAAGGCCGCTGTGGACGCGGGAGCGGCGGCGGCCAAGCTCGTGGGAGAACTGCATTCCGTCCACGTCATCCCGCGCCCGCACGCGGAGGTGGAGCGCGTCATCCTGGCCAATCGCCAGACGGAAAATTGA